Proteins encoded by one window of Micromonospora coxensis:
- a CDS encoding PDDEXK family nuclease: MTPTATDDGSRLRPVPGDGVGSFTRAGQLVHGRRRLGELVTRRPEGITGHQWSSATREEFDHVVCAADTGLPRLAVAIGPAAPAGSPGQRAERMRDAVCATVGLPVLRIESPTLRAAEHGRRIVTYVLDAREYAGGAPADGPDADGVDPPVGFRDIVGRLPDGRRGHVNDLGALTRADAVEAYVSRRLADPIVRGLHVRFHDGAAEGWSWVEVRPGRCLVERVTVREHRFWCGVDAARLAEDLATVAVGQRLRTPESDEPTLVDRDDLRQQIRALRDRRDEMVGGFAFDHLCVD, translated from the coding sequence ATGACGCCCACCGCGACCGACGACGGTTCCCGGCTGCGGCCGGTGCCGGGCGACGGCGTCGGGTCGTTCACCCGGGCCGGTCAGCTCGTGCACGGCCGCCGACGGCTCGGGGAGCTGGTGACGCGACGCCCGGAGGGGATCACCGGGCACCAGTGGAGCTCGGCGACGCGGGAGGAGTTCGACCACGTCGTCTGCGCGGCCGACACCGGGCTGCCGCGCCTGGCGGTCGCCATCGGCCCGGCCGCGCCGGCCGGTTCGCCCGGGCAGCGCGCCGAGCGGATGCGCGACGCGGTCTGCGCCACGGTCGGGCTGCCCGTGCTGCGGATCGAGTCGCCGACGCTGCGCGCCGCCGAGCACGGCCGGCGGATCGTCACGTACGTCCTCGACGCCCGCGAGTACGCCGGTGGCGCGCCCGCCGACGGCCCGGACGCCGACGGGGTCGACCCGCCGGTCGGGTTCCGCGACATCGTCGGCCGGCTGCCGGACGGTCGCCGCGGCCACGTCAACGACCTCGGCGCGCTGACCCGGGCCGACGCCGTCGAGGCGTACGTGTCCCGGCGCCTGGCCGACCCGATCGTGCGTGGCCTGCACGTCCGCTTCCACGACGGGGCGGCCGAGGGCTGGAGCTGGGTCGAGGTACGCCCCGGTCGGTGCCTGGTCGAGCGGGTGACCGTGCGGGAACACCGGTTCTGGTGCGGGGTCGACGCCGCCCGGCTGGCCGAGGACCTCGCCACCGTCGCGGTCGGACAGCGGCTGCGCACGCCGGAGAGCGACGAGCCGACGCTGGTCGACCGGGACGACCTGCGACAGCAGATCCGGGCGTTGCGGGACCGCCGCGACGAGATGGTGGGCGGCTTCGCCTTCGACCACCTCTGCGTCGACTGA
- a CDS encoding DICT sensory domain-containing protein, with protein sequence MLHSGAPTQRFTKRSLVTVSHAIEEAALATAEDGPLVVIALFQRMPYFTRELARYRRIAAGAAVTVVGLVGEAPPELPAGAYGVALDDAEELAREWSVVALTPRFGASLVAHDRREVEPAATLEAGRLFDGRWGFRRDEALHEVVRLRDRLADRLPATALATVDQVLDRVRHLPATPGESRAEAGLRLMAARAERARRAASATTGEPAEAGLVDEPTLRRWTGLDGVTAPGTLPVALVGVRVAEPAGTPERFGRRSTARETQAVVGALTAPLRPVDRAVRLAPDEYLLILPAVTEEEALAVAARVHAELAGLARSFPFVAYAVHAAVTVTDRRPLPVADVRHAVQWAAREGVPVAAVAREPVTAGPG encoded by the coding sequence GTGCTGCACTCAGGGGCCCCCACCCAACGGTTCACCAAGCGGAGTCTGGTCACGGTCTCCCACGCCATCGAGGAGGCCGCGCTCGCCACGGCCGAGGACGGGCCGCTGGTGGTGATCGCCCTGTTCCAGCGGATGCCGTACTTCACCCGGGAGCTGGCCCGCTACCGGCGGATCGCCGCCGGCGCGGCGGTGACGGTCGTCGGCCTGGTCGGTGAGGCCCCGCCGGAGCTGCCCGCGGGGGCGTACGGGGTGGCGCTCGACGACGCCGAGGAACTGGCCCGGGAGTGGAGCGTGGTGGCGCTCACCCCACGCTTCGGCGCCAGCCTGGTGGCCCACGACCGGCGCGAGGTGGAGCCCGCCGCCACGCTGGAGGCCGGCCGGCTCTTCGACGGCCGGTGGGGATTCCGCCGCGACGAGGCGCTGCACGAGGTGGTGCGGCTGCGGGACCGGCTCGCCGACCGGCTCCCGGCGACCGCGCTGGCCACCGTCGACCAGGTGCTCGACCGGGTCCGCCACCTGCCGGCCACCCCCGGCGAGAGCCGCGCCGAGGCGGGGCTGCGGCTGATGGCCGCCCGCGCCGAACGCGCCCGCCGGGCCGCGTCGGCGACCACCGGCGAGCCGGCGGAGGCGGGACTGGTCGACGAGCCGACGTTGCGCCGGTGGACCGGCCTGGACGGGGTGACCGCGCCCGGCACCCTGCCGGTGGCGCTGGTGGGCGTCCGGGTCGCCGAGCCGGCCGGCACACCGGAACGCTTCGGCCGGCGCAGCACGGCCCGGGAGACGCAGGCGGTCGTCGGCGCGCTCACCGCCCCACTGCGCCCGGTCGACCGGGCGGTGCGGCTCGCCCCCGACGAGTACCTGCTGATCCTGCCGGCGGTGACCGAGGAGGAGGCGCTCGCGGTCGCCGCCCGGGTGCACGCCGAGCTGGCCGGGCTGGCGCGCTCGTTCCCGTTCGTCGCGTACGCCGTGCACGCGGCGGTGACGGTGACCGACCGGCGGCCGCTGCCGGTCGCCGACGTCCGGCACGCGGTGCAGTGGGCGGCCCGGGAGGGCGTGCCGGTGGCGGCGGTGGCCCGCGAGCCGGTCACCGCCGGCCCCGGCTGA
- a CDS encoding helical backbone metal receptor encodes MRVVSLVPSLTEAVAVTVPEVLVGATDWCTHPAGLDVARVGGSKYPDLDRVLALRPDLVLLNVEENRREDADALAAAGVPVRVTYPRTVPQAFTELADLLAALGVAGEPDWLAAARRAWAGASAPTAVRRAVVPVWRRPWVVLGGDTFAGDVLRRLGVVNLYDYAPERYPRPDLAAVRAREPELVVLPDEPYPFSATDGPEAFGGTPCALVSGRHLTWYGPSLAEAPGLLAAQLAAPLT; translated from the coding sequence GTGCGGGTCGTCTCGCTGGTGCCGTCGCTGACCGAGGCGGTCGCGGTGACCGTGCCGGAGGTGCTGGTCGGGGCGACCGACTGGTGCACCCACCCGGCCGGGCTGGACGTGGCCCGGGTGGGCGGCAGCAAGTACCCGGACCTGGACCGGGTGCTCGCCCTGCGGCCGGATCTGGTGCTGCTCAACGTGGAGGAGAACCGCCGGGAGGACGCCGACGCGCTGGCCGCCGCCGGTGTGCCGGTGCGGGTCACCTATCCGCGTACCGTGCCGCAGGCGTTTACCGAACTGGCCGACCTGCTGGCCGCGCTGGGGGTCGCCGGGGAGCCGGACTGGCTCGCCGCGGCGCGTCGGGCCTGGGCGGGCGCGTCCGCGCCCACCGCCGTACGCCGGGCAGTGGTGCCGGTGTGGCGGCGGCCCTGGGTGGTGCTCGGCGGCGACACCTTCGCCGGGGACGTGCTGCGCCGCCTCGGCGTGGTCAACCTGTACGACTACGCCCCCGAGCGGTACCCGCGACCGGACCTGGCGGCGGTGCGTGCCCGGGAGCCGGAGCTGGTGGTGCTCCCCGACGAGCCGTACCCGTTCAGCGCCACCGACGGTCCCGAGGCGTTCGGCGGCACGCCCTGCGCGCTGGTCTCCGGCCGCCACCTCACCTGGTACGGCCCGTCGCTGGCCGAGGCGCCCGGCCTGCTGGCCGCGCAGCTCGCCGCGCCGCTGACCTGA
- a CDS encoding universal stress protein, producing MESNRLIVVGVDGSEGGRRALDWAVDEAAARGGSVQAVVAWRWDRIEFGPANTVAPVDERQRATEVLDDELRGLAVRKGPGCTVAGEVVEGPPADVLTAAARTADLLVLGSHGHNRLRHTVLGSVSEECVRKAYCPVVVVPVPAAAPRTTNEPALRG from the coding sequence ATGGAGAGCAACCGACTGATCGTGGTGGGGGTCGACGGATCCGAGGGCGGCCGGCGGGCGCTGGACTGGGCGGTCGACGAGGCGGCGGCCCGCGGCGGCAGCGTCCAGGCGGTCGTCGCCTGGCGGTGGGACCGGATCGAGTTCGGGCCGGCGAACACGGTCGCGCCGGTCGACGAGCGGCAACGCGCGACCGAGGTGCTCGACGACGAGCTCCGGGGCCTGGCCGTCCGCAAGGGACCGGGCTGCACGGTGGCCGGCGAGGTCGTCGAGGGGCCGCCGGCGGACGTGCTGACCGCCGCCGCCCGCACCGCCGACCTGCTGGTGCTGGGCAGCCACGGGCACAACCGGCTGCGGCACACCGTGCTCGGCTCGGTCAGCGAGGAGTGCGTGCGCAAGGCGTACTGCCCGGTGGTGGTGGTCCCGGTGCCGGCGGCGGCGCCCCGGACGACGAACGAGCCGGCGCTGCGCGGCTGA
- a CDS encoding CBS domain-containing protein — protein sequence MRTWQVGDVMTRDVVTVGEETPYRQIVDTLIRRGISAVPVVDGFRRVLGVVSEADLLHKVERAGSPDERRIFEGRRRRTAREKADALVAKELMTAPAVTTFPGSTLPAAARLMDREAVKRLPVLDDLGRLVGIVTRSDLLRVHLRTDAEIREDVVQEVLRRVLAVRDGLVTVQVRAGEVTLDGRLDRRSAADLAVRLAGQVSGVVRVVDRIGYDVDDTILVELPPGQVTPVA from the coding sequence ATGAGGACGTGGCAGGTGGGCGACGTGATGACCCGGGACGTCGTGACGGTCGGCGAGGAGACCCCGTACCGCCAGATCGTCGACACGCTGATCCGGCGCGGGATCAGCGCCGTGCCGGTGGTGGACGGCTTCCGTCGGGTGCTCGGGGTGGTGTCCGAGGCCGACCTGCTGCACAAGGTCGAGCGGGCCGGCAGCCCCGACGAGCGACGTATCTTCGAGGGCCGGCGGCGGCGCACCGCCCGGGAGAAGGCCGACGCGCTGGTGGCGAAGGAGCTGATGACGGCGCCGGCCGTCACCACCTTCCCCGGGTCCACCCTGCCGGCCGCGGCCCGGCTGATGGACCGGGAGGCGGTCAAGCGGCTGCCGGTCCTCGACGACCTCGGCCGGCTGGTCGGCATCGTCACCCGCAGCGACCTGCTCCGGGTGCACCTGCGCACCGACGCCGAGATCCGTGAGGACGTGGTGCAGGAGGTGCTGCGCCGGGTGCTGGCGGTACGCGACGGGCTGGTCACCGTGCAGGTGCGCGCCGGTGAGGTCACCCTGGACGGCCGCTTGGACCGGCGCAGCGCCGCCGACCTCGCGGTCCGGCTCGCCGGCCAGGTCAGCGGCGTGGTCCGGGTGGTCGACCGGATCGGGTACGACGTGGACGACACCATCCTGGTCGAGTTGCCGCCGGGGCAGGTCACCCCGGTCGCCTGA